In a genomic window of uncultured Sphaerochaeta sp.:
- a CDS encoding 3-dehydroquinate synthase family protein, with the protein MKNVMKATLAQGKQTDILFADDLKDLSSHLGGYGRLVMWVFDTNTAKLFKQLPPSHVVLESGEISKNFASLERILSSALDEGLARDGRIIGFGGGVVCDMAAFAASVYMRGCHLTLVPTTLLSMVDAAVGGKTAIDFHGVKNIVGSFYPASEVLICIDTLRTLSDKEFLNGLAEVIKHALLSQDEELYKFLLVKKNEILNRDTNTLGQLVELSLAVKQWYIEQDPTETQGIRQMLNLGHTFGHALESSSHFGQFSHGAAVAWGTCRALEAGVAMQVTDKAYAGGATKLFKSYGYQIDHRIGRGDWIEFRDHLLKDKKKVDGKVLFVLLESQGKAVLKSVEMPLVQHLVIAKPLF; encoded by the coding sequence ATGAAGAACGTGATGAAAGCTACGCTTGCGCAGGGGAAACAGACTGACATCCTGTTTGCCGATGACCTGAAGGACCTCAGTTCCCATCTGGGTGGATATGGGCGTTTGGTGATGTGGGTCTTTGACACCAATACCGCCAAGTTGTTCAAGCAATTGCCACCCTCGCATGTCGTGCTTGAAAGCGGGGAGATCAGCAAGAACTTCGCATCGCTGGAGCGCATTCTTTCCAGTGCCCTTGATGAAGGTTTGGCCCGTGATGGGCGTATCATCGGGTTCGGGGGTGGGGTTGTGTGCGACATGGCCGCCTTCGCCGCCTCCGTCTACATGCGCGGTTGCCACCTTACCCTGGTTCCCACCACCTTGCTCTCCATGGTTGATGCGGCAGTGGGGGGAAAGACAGCCATTGATTTCCACGGGGTGAAAAACATCGTCGGTTCCTTCTATCCTGCGAGCGAGGTGCTCATTTGCATCGATACGCTGCGGACCCTCAGCGACAAGGAGTTCCTCAACGGGCTTGCCGAGGTGATCAAGCACGCCCTGCTCAGCCAGGACGAGGAGCTCTACAAGTTCCTCCTGGTAAAGAAGAACGAGATTCTCAACCGCGATACAAATACGCTTGGCCAGCTTGTTGAGCTCTCCCTGGCTGTGAAACAGTGGTACATTGAACAAGATCCGACCGAGACCCAGGGTATCAGGCAGATGCTCAATCTTGGCCATACCTTTGGGCATGCCTTGGAGTCGTCCTCCCATTTCGGCCAGTTCAGCCATGGTGCTGCGGTGGCTTGGGGTACGTGTCGGGCCCTTGAGGCCGGGGTGGCCATGCAGGTGACCGACAAGGCCTACGCAGGAGGGGCAACCAAGCTCTTCAAGAGCTACGGCTACCAGATAGACCACCGCATCGGGAGGGGAGACTGGATAGAGTTCAGGGATCACTTGCTCAAGGACAAGAAGAAGGTCGATGGCAAGGTACTGTTCGTGCTGCTGGAAAGCCAGGGCAAGGCTGTGCTGAAAAGTGTCGAGATGCCGTTGGTACAGCATCTCGTCATTGCAAAGCCTCTGTTCTGA